In bacterium, a genomic segment contains:
- a CDS encoding biopolymer transporter ExbD has translation MIDVRRTLRGGGERVDINMGPLIDMVFLLLIFFVVTTSFVKEAGIDVQRSTAATAEVKERGNIMLGLTPEGEVWFEGRRIDLRSVRAHVERALAEDPESGVVVVADKDSRTGDVVQLMDQCRLAGAANVSLAARRGAGADR, from the coding sequence ATGATCGACGTACGCAGGACCCTGCGCGGCGGCGGCGAGCGGGTCGACATCAACATGGGCCCCCTGATCGACATGGTGTTCCTGCTGCTGATCTTCTTCGTGGTCACCACCAGCTTCGTGAAGGAGGCGGGCATCGACGTCCAGCGTTCGACCGCCGCCACCGCCGAGGTCAAGGAGCGCGGCAACATCATGCTCGGCCTCACGCCGGAGGGCGAGGTGTGGTTCGAGGGACGGCGCATCGACCTGCGCAGCGTCCGCGCGCACGTGGAGCGCGCCCTGGCCGAGGACCCCGAGAGCGGCGTGGTGGTCGTCGCCGACAAGGACAGCCGGACCGGCGACGTGGTGCAGCTCATGGACCAGTGCCGTCTCGCCGGCGCCGCCAACGTGAGCCTGGCGGCCCGGCGCGGCGCGGGGGCGGACCGATGA
- a CDS encoding MotA/TolQ/ExbB proton channel family protein — protein MIPLGACSLAMWTLIADRWLVLRGLGREDITLARAVDLVKDAREGVPAGGGLRATLVKAFRRERSGRPGPDAELLRVCARRLRPQLRRSLAVIAVLAAVAPLLGLLGTVTGMIETFDVIAQFGTGNARAMAGGISVALVTTQSGLLVAIPGLLLAAMLARRARRLEMLLDEAAAVLARHVGRPVDAGGEAT, from the coding sequence ATGATCCCGCTGGGGGCGTGTTCGCTCGCCATGTGGACCCTGATCGCAGACCGCTGGCTGGTCCTGCGGGGACTGGGCCGCGAGGACATCACACTCGCGCGGGCGGTCGACCTGGTGAAGGACGCGCGCGAGGGCGTCCCCGCGGGGGGCGGTCTGCGCGCGACGCTGGTGAAAGCGTTCCGCCGCGAGCGTTCCGGCCGTCCCGGGCCGGACGCCGAGCTGCTGCGCGTCTGCGCCCGTCGCCTGCGGCCTCAGCTGCGGCGCTCCCTGGCGGTCATCGCCGTGCTGGCGGCGGTGGCGCCGCTGCTGGGACTGCTCGGCACGGTGACCGGCATGATCGAGACCTTCGACGTGATCGCCCAGTTCGGCACCGGCAACGCGCGGGCCATGGCCGGTGGCATCTCCGTGGCCCTGGTCACGACCCAGTCCGGCCTGCTGGTGGCCATTCCCGGCCTGTTGCTGGCCGCGATGCTCGCGCGGCGCGCCCGCCGCCTGGAGATGCTGCTGGACGAGGCCGCCGCCGTCCTGGCGCGACACGTCGGACGCCCCGTCGATGCGGGAGGCGAGGCGACATGA